Proteins from one Nakamurella multipartita DSM 44233 genomic window:
- the arc gene encoding proteasome ATPase, whose amino-acid sequence MTGYDSSEEAERDSSPADGYRQTPAQLSAQIRVLNDEIAQLRRRLAITPTDTRPLERQLTESANRINALSERNEKLVVTLRDARAQLLQLKEEVDRLAQPPSGYGVFLSAGPEGTAEVFTGGRRMRLAVSPTVEVEQLKRGQQLRLNEALTVVEAAQFDVIGEVCSLREVLDGDRALVVGHADEERVVHLAAPLMDIALKPGDSLLIDSKAGYAYERVPKSEVEDLVLEEVPDVAYEDIGGLTRQIEQIRDAVELPFLHADLYREYKLRPPKGVLLYGPPGCGKTLIAKAVANSLAKKVAALRGEETHTSYFLNIKGPELLNKYVGETERTIRLIFQRAREKASDGTPVIVFFDEMDSVFRTRGTGVSSDVETTIVPQLLSEIDGVEGLENVIVIGASNREDMIDPAILRPGRLDVKIKIERPDAEAARDIFTKYLVTELPIHPEDLAEFGGDRQACLSGMIQHTVERMYTETDENRFLEVTYANGDKEVLYFKDFNSGAMIQNIVDRAKKSAIKSRIETGVNGLRVSQLLEAITDEFAENEDLPNTTNPDDWARISGKKGERIVYIRTLVSGKQSEGSRAIDTASNTGQYL is encoded by the coding sequence GTGACCGGCTACGACTCCTCGGAAGAGGCAGAACGGGATTCCAGTCCCGCCGATGGTTACCGCCAGACCCCCGCGCAACTGTCTGCCCAGATTCGGGTCCTCAACGATGAGATCGCCCAGCTGCGCCGCCGGCTGGCCATCACCCCCACGGACACGCGTCCGCTGGAACGCCAACTCACCGAGTCGGCGAACCGGATCAACGCGCTGTCCGAACGCAACGAAAAGCTCGTCGTCACCTTGCGTGATGCCCGGGCCCAGTTGCTCCAGCTCAAGGAGGAGGTGGACCGGCTCGCCCAGCCGCCCAGCGGCTATGGGGTGTTCCTGTCCGCCGGGCCCGAGGGCACCGCCGAGGTGTTCACCGGCGGCCGCCGGATGCGCCTGGCCGTCTCGCCGACGGTCGAGGTCGAGCAGCTCAAGCGCGGTCAGCAGCTGCGGCTGAACGAGGCGCTGACGGTGGTGGAGGCGGCCCAGTTCGACGTCATCGGCGAGGTCTGCTCGCTGCGCGAGGTGCTGGACGGCGATCGGGCACTGGTCGTCGGGCACGCCGACGAGGAGCGGGTGGTGCACCTGGCCGCCCCGCTGATGGACATCGCGCTCAAGCCCGGCGATTCGCTGCTGATCGACTCCAAGGCCGGCTACGCCTACGAACGGGTGCCCAAGTCCGAGGTCGAGGACCTGGTGCTGGAAGAGGTGCCGGACGTCGCCTACGAGGACATCGGCGGCCTGACCCGGCAGATCGAGCAGATCCGCGACGCCGTGGAGCTGCCGTTCCTGCACGCCGACCTGTACCGCGAGTACAAGCTGCGCCCACCCAAGGGCGTCCTGCTCTACGGCCCGCCCGGCTGTGGCAAGACGCTGATCGCCAAGGCGGTGGCCAACTCGCTGGCCAAGAAGGTGGCCGCGTTGCGCGGCGAGGAGACGCACACCAGCTACTTCCTCAACATCAAGGGTCCCGAGCTGCTCAACAAGTACGTCGGCGAGACCGAGCGGACCATCCGGCTGATCTTCCAGCGGGCCCGGGAGAAGGCGTCCGACGGCACCCCGGTGATCGTGTTCTTCGACGAGATGGATTCGGTGTTCCGCACCCGCGGCACCGGCGTCTCCTCCGACGTGGAGACCACGATCGTGCCCCAGCTGCTCAGCGAGATCGACGGCGTGGAGGGCCTGGAGAACGTCATCGTGATCGGCGCGTCGAACCGCGAGGACATGATCGACCCGGCCATCCTGCGGCCCGGCCGGCTGGACGTGAAGATCAAGATCGAGCGGCCGGACGCCGAGGCGGCCCGGGACATCTTCACCAAGTACCTGGTCACCGAGCTGCCGATCCACCCGGAGGATCTCGCCGAGTTCGGCGGGGACCGTCAGGCCTGCCTGAGCGGGATGATCCAGCACACCGTGGAGCGGATGTACACCGAGACCGACGAGAACCGCTTCCTGGAGGTCACCTACGCCAACGGGGACAAGGAGGTCCTGTACTTCAAGGATTTCAACTCCGGGGCCATGATCCAGAACATCGTCGACCGGGCCAAGAAGTCGGCGATCAAGTCGCGGATCGAGACCGGCGTCAACGGGTTGCGGGTGTCCCAACTGCTCGAGGCGATCACCGACGAGTTCGCCGAGAACGAGGACCTGCCGAACACCACCAATCCCGACGACTGGGCGCGCATCTCCGGTAAGAAGGGCGAGCGGATCGTCTACATCCGCACGCTGGTCTCCGGCAAGCAGTCCGAGGGCTCGCGGGCCATCGACACCGCATCGAATACGGGGCAGTACCTGTAA
- a CDS encoding site-2 protease family protein has product MTSGPRGADRPRFSAARGWPVGRIAGVQILLTPSWIASVVVIAVLGVPVVERVVPQTGTPLAVLVASLLGVLVGVSVLAHELGHCVVARWVGIEVIAVRLYLLGGVSELAAGPRTARAEALVAAAGPAVSGLLAGVFWLALQPTQAGTLGWLVLLLLALSNLIIALFNLLPALPLDGGRVIRAGIWGASGSRRAGTVAAVVGGYLLAAALAGWAVWQLVREGSTALLPAGIAVVMAAFVVVGVIAEGGDVGSDDSETGEPISTSWPAGVALASISRPVVRLGTDVPVHAALAAAAAGAVILVQADGIARGVLDEPAARELAGRDPAAPASLVTRPITPAAIVFAGEDPDEVLARARRAPIDPFVLVDASGTPTGIVRAADLLAVPRAHHNRTIGRKSG; this is encoded by the coding sequence GTGACATCCGGTCCTCGCGGCGCCGACCGGCCCCGGTTCTCCGCGGCCCGCGGCTGGCCGGTGGGCCGCATCGCCGGGGTCCAGATCCTGCTCACCCCGTCCTGGATCGCCTCGGTCGTGGTCATTGCCGTCCTCGGCGTCCCGGTCGTCGAGCGGGTCGTCCCGCAGACCGGCACCCCGCTCGCGGTGCTGGTCGCCTCGCTGTTGGGGGTGCTGGTCGGGGTCAGCGTGCTGGCCCACGAACTCGGCCACTGCGTGGTCGCCCGGTGGGTCGGCATCGAGGTGATCGCGGTGCGGCTCTACCTGCTCGGCGGGGTCAGCGAGCTGGCCGCCGGGCCACGGACCGCGCGGGCCGAGGCGCTGGTCGCGGCGGCCGGGCCGGCCGTCTCCGGGTTGCTCGCCGGCGTCTTCTGGCTGGCCCTGCAGCCCACCCAGGCGGGCACCCTGGGCTGGCTGGTCCTGTTGCTGCTCGCCCTGTCGAACCTGATCATCGCCCTGTTCAACCTGCTCCCGGCGCTGCCGCTGGACGGCGGGCGGGTGATCCGCGCGGGCATCTGGGGCGCCTCCGGCAGCCGCCGGGCCGGCACCGTCGCCGCCGTGGTCGGCGGGTACCTGCTGGCCGCCGCGCTGGCCGGCTGGGCCGTCTGGCAACTGGTCCGGGAGGGGTCGACGGCGCTGCTGCCGGCCGGGATCGCCGTAGTCATGGCCGCTTTCGTGGTCGTCGGGGTGATCGCCGAGGGCGGCGATGTGGGCTCCGATGACTCCGAGACCGGCGAGCCGATCTCGACCTCGTGGCCGGCCGGCGTCGCGCTCGCCTCGATCTCCCGGCCGGTGGTCCGGCTCGGGACCGACGTACCGGTGCACGCCGCGCTGGCGGCCGCGGCCGCGGGCGCGGTCATCCTGGTCCAGGCCGACGGCATCGCCCGGGGCGTACTGGACGAGCCGGCCGCCCGCGAGCTGGCCGGACGGGACCCGGCGGCGCCCGCATCCCTGGTCACCCGGCCCATCACCCCGGCCGCGATCGTCTTCGCCGGCGAAGACCCCGACGAGGTGCTGGCACGGGCGCGCCGCGCGCCGATCGATCCGTTCGTGCTGGTCGACGCGTCCGGCACGCCGACGGGGATCGTCCGCGCCGCGGACCTGCTGGCCGTGCCCCGGGCCCATCACAACCGAACCATCGGAAGGAAGAGCGGTTGA